One Brachyspira pilosicoli P43/6/78 genomic window carries:
- a CDS encoding MlaD family protein: MKNKVKLGIFFIVTLVLLIGAITVFGKFKLKGNGYRIYVDYVFIGDLLVNGKVSYRGGGINIGFIEDISINPDGTIRVTLFITDRKVILPEGTRFTIQTVGLGLGEKYIMATPPTITTSGLKSIEPETVVQGVEPFSLESTLGSIGDIGKDLNFEQFSGILTNLSKTIMSITEIVGTNEKTITDVISNFNESLIHINSITRDLSSIINDVENGKGTAGIIMKDTNMQTNVAAIIDNMRVFSEKLKDNPSALLFRETRTNR; encoded by the coding sequence ATGAAAAACAAGGTAAAATTAGGAATATTTTTCATAGTTACTTTAGTACTATTAATTGGAGCTATAACAGTATTCGGTAAGTTTAAATTAAAGGGCAATGGTTACAGAATATACGTAGATTATGTATTTATTGGAGACTTGCTTGTAAATGGTAAAGTATCATATAGAGGCGGCGGTATTAATATTGGATTTATAGAAGATATTAGTATTAACCCAGATGGAACTATAAGAGTAACTTTATTTATTACAGATAGAAAAGTTATATTACCAGAAGGCACAAGATTTACTATACAGACAGTAGGATTAGGTCTTGGTGAAAAATATATCATGGCAACGCCTCCAACAATTACAACTTCCGGGCTTAAATCCATAGAACCAGAAACAGTTGTACAAGGTGTAGAGCCTTTTAGTTTGGAAAGCACATTAGGTTCTATAGGAGATATTGGTAAAGATTTAAACTTTGAACAGTTTTCGGGAATATTAACTAATTTGTCTAAAACTATTATGAGCATAACTGAAATTGTAGGTACTAATGAAAAAACTATCACAGATGTAATTTCAAATTTCAATGAGAGTTTAATACATATTAATTCTATAACAAGAGATTTATCTAGCATAATTAATGATGTAGAAAATGGCAAAGGTACAGCAGGAATCATAATGAAAGATACAAATATGCAGACAAATGTAGCTGCTATTATTGATAATATGAGAGTATTTAGTGAAAAATTAAAGGATAATCCTTCTGCATTATTATTTAGAGAGACTAGGACTAATAGATAA
- a CDS encoding PepSY-like domain-containing protein — MNTKLQLSIKITPSKLPENARRLIEFYFHNAKIIYIDKINDEYEVKLSNGTYIDFDKNGNWNYISSDDTITDSILPKSISNKVKNIIKKYKDVHIYEINKRINFYRIKLSNSIDLCINYRGDLLA; from the coding sequence ATGAATACTAAATTACAACTTTCTATAAAAATAACTCCTAGTAAATTGCCTGAAAATGCTAGAAGATTAATAGAATTTTACTTTCATAATGCAAAAATAATATATATAGATAAAATTAATGATGAATATGAAGTGAAATTATCCAACGGAACTTATATTGATTTTGATAAAAACGGTAATTGGAATTATATAAGCAGTGATGATACTATAACAGATAGCATACTTCCAAAATCTATATCAAATAAAGTAAAAAATATTATAAAAAAATATAAAGATGTTCATATATATGAAATAAACAAAAGAATAAATTTTTATAGAATAAAATTAAGTAATTCCATAGATTTATGTATAAATTACAGAGGAGATTTATTAGCTTAA
- a CDS encoding ankyrin repeat domain-containing protein: MKKKILFILIIAISLLYSKSNNDKINNLGITNEIIKPSDELLSLLKKNKKKTGVAEIIELINEGGINASSKTEINIGDVTHYANSTPLMIASSYGHYDIAKALIDNGALVNLRADDGFNALMEAVRTGNIEIAKLLIEHNSDINIKNKDGKNMIMIACEKGNEEMFNILIENNADINEKSSWGASALIYASEKGNINIMKYLIDNGIDVNGKADDNGDTPLLWAVTGENPYEASKLLIENGANVNATNYGGVAPATILAASTPKVVKLLKDNGADLDTKFLDYYPPIAIAAGAGNLEIVKALVENGADVNYYPNDINYTAIFHAIDQHNYEVAEYLFKNGVDLNIKMKPDNDYGRSIKESYNVLEYAEAIQDKKMIDLVKKYYKKK, from the coding sequence ATGAAAAAGAAGATATTATTTATATTGATAATTGCAATTTCATTACTTTATTCCAAGAGCAATAATGATAAAATAAATAATTTAGGCATTACAAATGAAATAATAAAGCCTAGCGATGAATTATTAAGCTTATTAAAAAAAAATAAAAAGAAAACAGGTGTTGCTGAAATAATAGAATTAATAAATGAGGGCGGTATAAATGCAAGCTCTAAAACTGAAATTAATATAGGCGATGTTACACACTATGCTAATTCTACTCCTTTAATGATAGCTTCATCATACGGGCATTATGATATAGCAAAAGCTTTGATTGATAATGGGGCTTTGGTTAATTTAAGAGCAGACGATGGATTTAATGCTTTAATGGAAGCTGTGAGAACTGGCAATATAGAAATAGCAAAATTATTAATAGAACATAACTCTGATATAAATATAAAAAATAAAGACGGAAAAAATATGATTATGATTGCATGCGAAAAGGGTAATGAAGAAATGTTTAATATATTAATAGAAAACAATGCAGATATAAATGAAAAATCATCTTGGGGAGCATCTGCACTTATTTATGCTTCTGAAAAAGGCAATATCAACATAATGAAATATTTAATAGATAATGGAATAGATGTTAATGGAAAAGCTGATGATAATGGGGATACTCCATTACTTTGGGCTGTTACAGGTGAGAATCCTTATGAAGCTTCAAAACTTTTAATAGAAAATGGTGCCAATGTAAATGCTACAAATTATGGAGGAGTTGCTCCTGCTACTATACTTGCGGCGTCTACTCCTAAAGTAGTAAAGCTTTTAAAAGATAATGGTGCTGATTTGGATACTAAATTTTTAGATTATTATCCTCCTATAGCAATTGCTGCAGGTGCGGGTAATTTAGAAATAGTTAAGGCATTGGTTGAAAATGGGGCTGATGTGAACTATTATCCTAATGATATAAACTATACTGCGATATTTCATGCTATAGACCAACATAATTATGAAGTTGCTGAATATTTATTTAAAAATGGAGTGGATTTAAATATAAAAATGAAACCTGATAATGACTATGGCAGAAGTATAAAAGAAAGCTACAATGTTTTAGAATATGCTGAGGCTATTCAGGATAAAAAAATGATTGATTTAGTAAAAAAATATTATAAGAAAAAATAA
- a CDS encoding ankyrin repeat domain-containing protein encodes MKVLWIIIISSYIAYGQVSEDFKNLAATNKESALYKSVVLENIDEFKYIIENNKEYIIYSITNSETWYNYIPNLSTNNFSDFVKVLLDNGMDINEKNEEGKSLILNVSKYYNSFHKPKFGTSEIIGVPDSKYKIETLINLGANINIQDNDGNGIIHYILSRDNIGTEEYDIIEMLIKNSVNINLQNNDGDTALHKILYKKNNDYRDIDMEKKVASLLIENNADKNIKNNNGQKAYPGAFIYNIKLTFNGIFGTLFNIFKIVLLIVIGIPALILHFIVFNISEFFR; translated from the coding sequence ATGAAAGTATTATGGATTATTATAATTAGTTCGTACATTGCTTATGGTCAGGTAAGTGAAGATTTTAAGAATTTAGCGGCAACAAATAAAGAATCAGCATTATACAAATCAGTAGTATTAGAAAATATTGATGAGTTTAAATACATAATTGAAAACAATAAAGAATATATAATTTATTCTATAACGAACAGTGAAACATGGTATAACTATATACCTAATTTAAGCACTAATAATTTCTCTGATTTCGTAAAAGTTTTATTAGATAATGGAATGGATATTAACGAGAAAAATGAAGAGGGAAAAAGCCTTATACTTAATGTAAGTAAGTACTACAATTCATTTCATAAACCTAAATTCGGTACAAGTGAAATTATAGGAGTTCCAGATAGTAAATATAAAATTGAAACACTTATAAATCTTGGGGCAAATATTAATATACAAGATAATGACGGAAATGGTATAATTCATTATATACTTTCTAGAGATAATATAGGAACAGAAGAATATGATATTATTGAAATGCTCATAAAAAACTCAGTCAATATTAATTTACAAAATAATGATGGAGATACTGCACTTCATAAAATTTTATATAAAAAAAATAATGACTATAGAGATATTGATATGGAAAAAAAAGTTGCCTCTCTTTTGATAGAAAATAATGCAGATAAAAATATAAAAAATAATAATGGGCAAAAAGCGTATCCCGGAGCATTTATATATAATATAAAATTAACTTTTAATGGAATATTTGGTACTTTATTTAATATTTTTAAGATTGTACTTCTAATTGTAATTGGTATACCTGCATTAATATTACATTTTATAGTTTTTAATATTTCAGAATTTTTCAGATAA
- a CDS encoding zinc-dependent alcohol dehydrogenase family protein: MKAAVFYGKQKIVVEDVNIKEPKDNEVLIKVKYSGVCGTDVHIYEGEKGCTDVKPPRILGHELSGCVEKIGKNVTKVKIGDKVAIDPNDYCNNCYYCNNAKKHLCNNMTAVGVSLDGGFAEYVTVKENLVFKVADNVSYESAAMVEPISCCLHGIDLMDIKQGDTVMVVGAGNIGLMMIQLLKYKGAVNIIAVEPFEKRRERAKKYGANIVIDPINDNTEEILKNNNIFNIDKVIDCAGKVQTAKYSIKYAGKGAEIMLFGLTAPDDEVKIKPFEMFQKELTIKTSFVNPYAFERAANLLAKGVIDVSEIITDIVDLENINDVFTNKLYAKDGKVLIKA; encoded by the coding sequence ATGAAAGCTGCTGTATTTTATGGAAAACAAAAAATTGTTGTAGAAGACGTAAATATAAAAGAACCTAAAGACAATGAAGTTTTAATAAAAGTTAAATACTCTGGAGTGTGCGGAACAGATGTTCATATATATGAAGGAGAGAAAGGATGCACTGATGTTAAGCCTCCTAGAATATTGGGACATGAATTATCAGGCTGTGTAGAGAAAATTGGAAAGAATGTTACTAAAGTAAAAATAGGAGATAAAGTTGCTATTGATCCTAATGACTATTGTAATAATTGCTACTATTGTAATAATGCTAAAAAACACCTATGCAACAATATGACTGCTGTTGGAGTATCATTAGACGGGGGTTTTGCTGAGTATGTTACAGTTAAAGAGAACTTAGTATTTAAAGTAGCTGATAATGTTTCTTATGAGAGTGCGGCTATGGTTGAACCTATTTCTTGTTGCTTGCATGGTATAGATTTAATGGATATTAAGCAGGGTGATACTGTGATGGTAGTTGGTGCTGGAAATATTGGGCTTATGATGATTCAACTTTTAAAATATAAAGGGGCTGTTAATATAATTGCTGTAGAGCCGTTTGAAAAAAGAAGAGAAAGAGCTAAAAAATATGGTGCTAATATTGTAATAGACCCTATTAATGATAATACTGAAGAAATACTAAAAAATAATAATATATTTAATATTGATAAAGTTATAGATTGTGCTGGAAAAGTACAGACTGCTAAATATTCTATTAAATATGCAGGCAAGGGTGCTGAAATAATGCTTTTTGGACTTACTGCTCCTGATGATGAAGTAAAAATAAAACCTTTTGAAATGTTTCAAAAAGAGCTTACGATAAAAACTTCTTTTGTCAATCCTTATGCTTTTGAAAGGGCTGCTAATTTACTTGCTAAAGGAGTAATAGATGTATCAGAAATTATCACTGACATTGTTGATTTAGAGAATATTAATGATGTATTTACTAATAAGCTATATGCAAAAGACGGCAAAGTGTTAATTAAAGCATAA
- the leuS gene encoding leucine--tRNA ligase, whose product MEYNFTTIEKKWQKYWKDNQSFKTVSKPTDKKYYVLEMFPYPSGKMHMGHVSNYTIADSIARYYKLLGYDILHPMGWDAFGMPAENAAIDNKTHPAEWTLKNIANMKDQLNLLGYSYDWDREVTTCLPDYYKWGQWFILKMYEKGLLYRKGGDVNWCDHCNTVLANEQVTAEGTCWRCDGEVTKKKLEQWYIKVTDYAEQLDADLKLLEGYWPDNVIAMQKNWIGRSVGAYINFNLDDGKDFPIFTTRPDTIYGVTYMAIAWNYDGLLDMCTPEQKSAVEEFIKKSAKIDQKTDYEKEGVFTGRYVVNPFNGEKAPLYAANFVLAEYGSGAVMAVPAHDQRDFEFAKKYNIPVKVVIQNADNSIKAETMTEAYVEDGIVVNSDILNGLSSRDAIKRAIEYATEKGFGKEKVQYKLRDWLISRQRYWGNPLPFVHCEKCGVVPVPESELPITLPMDIEFTVGENPLKKSASFVNTTCPKCGAPAKRETDTMDTFTCSSWYYARYTDAHNDKMPFDPASANAWLGVDQYIGGIEHACMHLLYSRFWYKFMRDIGLIKGDEPFNRLLTQGMVLANSYEAKSLKKFYTQEQMNNKEYEKDGIKKEDIIVKMEKMSKSKANGVDPAEIIELFGADAVRIFVMFVAPPEKDKEWSDEGVKGSARFLNRIWNLFLKYKDEEAFKNAKSFDYNNLSKDGQKLFRKYNKTIKKVTIDIKDRFHFNTAIASLMELLNDMSTIKLANNDDYAMFREVIRGYLILLNPIAPHITEELYQILNFGKMIIEERWVEHDEQYCKDDTFELVFQVNGKIRDRIEADVNISEDDAKNQALSSDKVKQFTEGKNIVKVVYVKGKLVNIVVK is encoded by the coding sequence ATGGAATATAATTTTACCACCATTGAAAAGAAATGGCAGAAGTACTGGAAAGACAATCAATCTTTCAAAACAGTTTCTAAACCTACAGACAAAAAATATTATGTATTAGAGATGTTTCCATATCCATCTGGAAAAATGCATATGGGACACGTTTCAAACTACACTATAGCTGACTCTATAGCTAGATACTATAAACTGTTGGGCTATGATATTTTACACCCAATGGGCTGGGACGCTTTCGGTATGCCTGCAGAAAATGCCGCTATTGATAACAAAACCCACCCTGCTGAATGGACTTTGAAAAATATTGCTAATATGAAAGACCAATTAAACTTGCTTGGATATTCATATGACTGGGATAGAGAAGTTACTACTTGTTTGCCTGATTATTATAAATGGGGACAGTGGTTTATATTAAAAATGTATGAGAAAGGGCTTTTATATAGAAAAGGTGGCGATGTTAACTGGTGCGACCATTGTAATACAGTATTAGCAAACGAACAAGTTACTGCAGAAGGCACTTGCTGGAGATGTGACGGAGAAGTTACTAAAAAGAAACTTGAACAATGGTATATAAAAGTTACTGATTATGCTGAACAGTTAGACGCTGATTTAAAACTATTAGAAGGTTATTGGCCTGATAATGTTATAGCTATGCAGAAAAACTGGATAGGAAGAAGTGTTGGTGCTTATATCAATTTTAATCTAGATGACGGCAAAGACTTCCCTATATTTACAACTCGCCCGGACACTATTTACGGTGTTACTTATATGGCTATAGCTTGGAACTATGACGGACTTTTAGATATGTGTACTCCTGAACAGAAAAGTGCTGTAGAAGAGTTTATTAAAAAGTCTGCTAAGATTGACCAAAAAACAGACTACGAAAAAGAAGGTGTATTTACAGGAAGATATGTAGTTAATCCATTTAATGGTGAGAAAGCTCCTTTATATGCTGCTAATTTCGTTTTAGCTGAGTATGGTAGCGGTGCGGTAATGGCTGTACCTGCTCATGACCAGAGGGACTTTGAATTTGCCAAAAAATATAATATCCCTGTAAAAGTTGTTATACAAAATGCTGACAATTCTATAAAAGCAGAAACTATGACAGAAGCTTATGTAGAAGATGGAATAGTTGTTAATTCTGATATATTAAACGGACTTTCTTCAAGAGATGCTATAAAAAGAGCAATAGAGTATGCAACAGAAAAAGGTTTCGGAAAAGAAAAAGTTCAATATAAACTTAGAGATTGGCTTATATCAAGACAAAGATATTGGGGCAATCCTCTTCCTTTTGTACATTGTGAGAAATGCGGTGTTGTACCTGTACCTGAAAGTGAATTACCTATAACACTTCCTATGGATATAGAGTTTACAGTTGGAGAAAATCCTCTTAAAAAATCTGCATCATTTGTTAATACAACATGTCCTAAATGCGGTGCTCCTGCAAAGAGAGAAACTGATACTATGGACACATTTACATGCAGTTCTTGGTATTATGCAAGATACACTGATGCTCATAATGATAAAATGCCTTTTGACCCTGCTTCTGCTAATGCTTGGCTTGGAGTTGACCAATACATAGGCGGTATTGAACATGCTTGTATGCACCTTTTGTATTCAAGATTCTGGTACAAGTTTATGAGAGATATAGGACTTATAAAAGGAGATGAGCCTTTCAATAGACTTCTTACTCAAGGTATGGTTTTAGCAAATAGTTATGAGGCTAAATCATTGAAAAAATTCTATACTCAAGAGCAGATGAACAATAAAGAATACGAAAAAGACGGCATTAAAAAAGAAGATATTATAGTAAAAATGGAAAAGATGTCTAAATCAAAAGCTAATGGTGTTGATCCTGCTGAGATTATAGAGCTTTTCGGTGCTGATGCTGTTAGAATATTTGTTATGTTTGTTGCTCCTCCAGAAAAAGACAAAGAATGGTCTGATGAGGGTGTTAAAGGTTCTGCAAGATTCTTAAACAGAATTTGGAACTTATTCTTAAAATACAAAGATGAAGAAGCTTTCAAAAATGCCAAATCATTTGACTACAACAATCTTTCAAAAGACGGACAAAAATTATTTAGAAAATACAATAAAACTATTAAGAAAGTTACAATAGACATTAAAGACAGATTCCACTTCAACACTGCAATTGCTTCATTAATGGAGCTTTTGAATGATATGTCTACTATAAAATTAGCTAACAATGATGATTATGCTATGTTTAGAGAAGTGATTAGAGGATACTTAATTCTTCTTAACCCAATAGCTCCGCATATCACAGAAGAGCTTTATCAAATATTAAACTTCGGTAAAATGATAATTGAAGAAAGATGGGTTGAGCATGATGAACAGTATTGCAAAGATGACACATTTGAACTTGTATTCCAAGTTAATGGTAAAATAAGAGACAGAATAGAAGCTGATGTTAATATAAGCGAAGATGATGCAAAAAATCAAGCATTATCAAGCGACAAAGTAAAACAGTTTACAGAAGGTAAAAACATTGTTAAAGTAGTTTATGTTAAAGGAAAGCTTGTAAACATAGTTGTAAAATAA
- a CDS encoding inositol monophosphatase family protein, with the protein MPIFKKLSDEKKEEIREKKEIESKINKISKSSLNRCIKDAEYIAIKAGKYSLKFFSSPKMISHKGKTDLFTEIDVKNEKTIREYLTKKYPKFGFYGEESGKTDNDKDFNWIVDPIDGTTNFIHGYPFYCVSIGLAYKNIPILGVVYNPITDTVYKAHIKSKAYKNKKVISVSNNNKLIDSLIITGFYYNTSTDDDFLNNRMIDFANMVKRSLAVRRDGSAALDICMVAEGIADGFFEYGLSPWDICAGSVILKQAGGLVTNINMKEYDIFSKKQYIASNKKIHKEMIKVLE; encoded by the coding sequence ATGCCTATATTTAAAAAATTAAGTGATGAAAAAAAAGAAGAGATAAGAGAAAAAAAAGAAATAGAATCTAAAATAAACAAAATATCAAAATCGAGTTTAAATAGATGTATAAAAGATGCTGAATATATTGCTATTAAAGCAGGAAAATATTCTCTTAAGTTTTTTTCTTCTCCAAAGATGATATCGCATAAAGGAAAAACAGATTTATTCACAGAAATAGATGTAAAAAATGAAAAAACAATAAGAGAGTATTTAACTAAAAAATATCCAAAATTCGGTTTTTATGGCGAAGAATCTGGAAAAACAGATAATGATAAAGACTTTAATTGGATAGTAGACCCTATAGACGGCACTACTAATTTTATACATGGTTACCCATTTTATTGTGTATCTATTGGCTTGGCATACAAAAATATTCCTATACTTGGCGTTGTTTATAACCCTATAACAGACACAGTATATAAAGCACATATAAAATCAAAAGCTTATAAAAATAAAAAAGTTATTAGTGTAAGCAATAATAATAAATTAATAGATTCTTTAATTATTACAGGTTTTTATTATAATACAAGCACTGATGATGATTTTTTAAATAACAGAATGATAGATTTTGCTAATATGGTTAAAAGAAGTTTAGCAGTTAGAAGAGATGGTTCTGCTGCATTAGATATATGTATGGTAGCGGAAGGTATTGCTGACGGATTTTTTGAATATGGATTATCGCCTTGGGATATATGTGCGGGAAGTGTAATTTTGAAGCAGGCTGGCGGTTTAGTTACAAATATTAACATGAAAGAATATGATATTTTCTCAAAAAAACAATATATAGCAAGCAATAAAAAAATTCATAAAGAAATGATAAAAGTACTTGAATAA
- a CDS encoding type I phosphomannose isomerase catalytic subunit, producing MYIFEFKEIGKESIWGGNTLVKSYSKHFDKDKNIGESWEICDLKNDKNIVSNGEFKEKDISFLIEHLGEKLLGSNCKNQKDFPLLIKFIDAKDKLSIQVHPDEEYANKKHNKHGKNEMWYIMEADENAKLLIGLKKGIDKNKLKAAIENKENIEDMFNYFDIKKGDAFYIPNGCIHAIMGNSLIAEIQTPSDVTYRLYDWNRVDKNGNSRELHIEDSFNVIKDIDAFQLKSKKENLLKENNIEINNIFSNEYFTTEEYLIKDKYTSKTNNKTFEIILVMEGNGTITSDENSIELEAGKTVLLPAYLGEYSIYSEKGIKLLRVTV from the coding sequence ATGTATATATTTGAATTTAAAGAAATTGGTAAAGAGTCCATCTGGGGCGGCAACACATTAGTTAAATCTTATTCTAAACATTTTGATAAAGATAAAAATATCGGCGAAAGCTGGGAAATATGTGATTTAAAAAATGATAAAAACATTGTTTCTAATGGAGAGTTTAAAGAAAAAGATATATCATTTTTAATAGAACATCTCGGCGAAAAACTATTGGGAAGTAATTGTAAAAATCAAAAAGATTTCCCTCTATTAATAAAATTTATAGATGCGAAAGATAAATTATCAATACAAGTTCACCCCGATGAAGAATATGCTAATAAAAAACATAATAAACATGGCAAAAATGAAATGTGGTATATTATGGAAGCAGATGAAAATGCTAAACTTTTAATAGGGTTAAAAAAAGGTATTGATAAAAATAAATTGAAAGCTGCTATAGAAAATAAAGAAAACATAGAAGATATGTTTAATTATTTTGATATAAAAAAAGGAGATGCTTTTTATATACCAAATGGCTGTATACATGCTATAATGGGTAATAGTTTAATAGCAGAAATACAAACTCCAAGTGATGTTACCTACAGACTTTATGATTGGAATAGAGTAGATAAAAATGGTAATTCAAGAGAACTTCATATAGAAGACTCTTTTAATGTTATTAAAGATATAGATGCATTTCAATTGAAATCAAAAAAAGAAAATTTATTAAAAGAAAATAATATAGAAATCAATAATATATTTTCAAATGAATATTTCACAACAGAAGAATATCTTATAAAAGATAAATACACTTCTAAAACTAATAATAAAACATTTGAAATAATATTAGTAATGGAAGGAAATGGAACAATAACAAGTGATGAAAATAGTATTGAATTAGAGGCTGGAAAAACTGTTCTTTTACCTGCATATCTTGGAGAATATAGTATATATAGTGAAAAAGGAATAAAATTATTAAGAGTTACTGTTTGA